Genomic segment of Caldalkalibacillus thermarum:
GATACTCCGGACCAATAAAGCCAACCACTGTATTGATAATAAACGGCTGATAGCGTCTGGCAAATCCATAATTGCGTGACTCCAGCGTCATCTGGTCCACGCCATGATGAGCTTCTGCCGATAACTCAGATCCTTGCCCTGTCTCAAAGTACAGGCGTTGCGGTCCTGTACTGGTGCCCATCCTCTGAATCATGTCCTGGGCCTCATCTAACAAGGCAGCGGAAATCCCAAAGGAGAGATTGGCTTTTTCTGTCCCGGCAATACTTTGGAAGATCATATCGGCCGGTGCTCCTTGCTCAATCGCTTTCATCTGCGTGGTGACATGGGCCAGCACACAGTTCTGGGCCGGAATCTCCCAGGCTGTCAAAAACTCATGCGTGGCATGCAGAATCCGTTTCACACTTTCCACAGAATCATCAACAGGATTGATACCGACAACAGCATCGCCGACACCATATGACAGCCCCTCCTGTAATGAGGCCAGTATGCCGTCAACACTGTCTGTCGGATGGTTCGGCTGCAGACGGGAAGCCAGCCGCCCTTTTTGTCCAATGGTAATATTACACTCACTGACCACTTCAATCTTATTTGCTGCATACACCAGATCCAGGTTAGACATCAGCTTGGTCACTGCGGCAATCATTTCGCTGGACAAGCCTTTGCTGATGCGCAGCAAGTCACTGCTCTGGTTCTGTTCGTCAAGAATATATTCTCTTAAATCAGCCACCGTCCAGCCTTTAATCTCCCGGTAAATGTTTTCATCAATGGACTCATCAATGATTCTGGACACTTCATCTTCCTCGGGTGGAATCAGCGGATGATTGCGAATCTCTTCCAAAGTCATCACACTTAACACCTGTTTGGCTGCGATCCGCTCTTGTACCGTTTCTGCGGCGATTCCCGCCAAGCGGTCCCCCGATTTCTCTTCATTCGCTTTGGCAAAAACATCTTTGATATCTTTAAATTGATAAATTTGACCCAGCAATAGTGTTTTTAACTTCATGTGGCACCCCCTCTTCTTCATACACTTATTAAGCTTGGAAAGCCAAGGTTTTCACAACAACCGGCACAACATCGGACCTTAACTTGCGGCCAATATCCACATAATCCCCGTGTTCCACCCTAATTTGATCAATACATACCACATCCCGTTTATTGTGGATCATTTTCATGGTTTGACCGACCACTTTGGCAAAATCTCCGTCCACAATGACGATCATGGGCTCATGCTGATTGGGCTGCAGTTGGTAAGCTTTCACAATCCATTGGGCCAGCTGTTGGACTTGGCTGTATGTTAAAACAGGCAGCTGGGTAAGATAGAGGGCGAAATTCTGCCCTTCCAGGTTAGAGTCATAAATCTGAATGGCCCTTTCTACCGCCTGCCTGATCTTGACCTCCCCTTCCTGCAGATTGTAGGCCAGATCCACATGAAAGACCGGGATATTTTTCAGGGGCAGACGGGAATCATCCACTTGTATCGTTGACCCGCTAATTTCTGTGGTCTCTATCCCAGCCCCCAGCACCGTAGCTCTCACCGTTTCCTGTGGCGGGATCCATTCCCACTGTTTGAGCGACTCGCTAGCCTTTATCTCCTTGGCTAAAGTGGCTCCCATATCCTGGTATGGGATGGGTGTTGCCCCCGGTCCATCTTCCTCTAAGCGATAGAGGCATTCACTCACGCCACCGGAAAACATAATTGCTTCAATGTCCACCTGCCAGTCGGGAGGGTGGCCCAATAAGAGAATCCGGTCCTTGTCCTCAACTCTCCCCTGCAAGATACTAACTAGAGTAGAGACCATCTCCCTGGCTACCCGCCGTATAGCTGCCTTGCTGAACGTTTGACCGACAGCTAATGTCCACTTGTTGCGATCAATCATCTCTTGCACAGGGGCGGAAATGTGCGTAATCTTATCACTCTCAAATTCAATTAAGCGTCCCCCAATATGCAATGTGCACGTGCCCTGGAATTGCTTGCCCCTATAGACGGCGATATTGGCCGTTCCTCCCCCTATATCGATATTGGCGACCACTTTTCCTGTTGATTGCGCATACTGGTAGGCACCAGACCCTTTGGCCGCGAGGATCCCTTCCAAATCGGGGCCCGCGGTGGCCACCACAAATTGGCCAGCTTTTTCAGACAGGAGGTGAAGCATTTCTTGGGCGTTATGTTTCGTCGCTGTTTCACCAGTGATAATCACAGCACCAGTCTTGATCTCTTCAGGTTTGATGCCGGCCCGGCCATATTCTTGCTGCAGAATATCGAGCACCGCCTCCATATCAATGATCGTTTTTGACCGTAACGGTGTCCGATAAATGGGACTTTTATAGAGAATGGATTTATCGACAATTTCAATCCTGGGAACATGGCTGGTGCCAGCTGTGTTGGTCAGTTTCAAACGGCTGATAACGATTTTGGTTGTGCTCGTGCCAATATCGATCCCTGCGCTGAGCAGTACTTCCTCATCCGTAAAGCGTTCTTCCATCACGCTTCACTCTCCTTTAGAACAAAAAACGCCTTAAACAACCAGGTCACCTGGTTATTCAAGGCGTCGTTGCCAAAGTAATATGAATTTTTGTTGAGTTCATTTTAATACTTTTATTCCGCCTTGTAAAGCTGGTCGTGGAAGTACAGCCCCTCGTATTCACTTGTCTGCACATAGGCCTTCATGTCGGCGTAAGTCTCACAGCGAATCAGATCACGCAACTGGTCAATGCCCACATTGGTCTTGACTGAAGTTAAGATGATCGGGCCGCGGATTAAGGCCTGTTTAAGCTGGTTGACCGCACGTTCAATG
This window contains:
- a CDS encoding ethanolamine ammonia-lyase subunit EutB, translated to MKLKTLLLGQIYQFKDIKDVFAKANEEKSGDRLAGIAAETVQERIAAKQVLSVMTLEEIRNHPLIPPEEDEVSRIIDESIDENIYREIKGWTVADLREYILDEQNQSSDLLRISKGLSSEMIAAVTKLMSNLDLVYAANKIEVVSECNITIGQKGRLASRLQPNHPTDSVDGILASLQEGLSYGVGDAVVGINPVDDSVESVKRILHATHEFLTAWEIPAQNCVLAHVTTQMKAIEQGAPADMIFQSIAGTEKANLSFGISAALLDEAQDMIQRMGTSTGPQRLYFETGQGSELSAEAHHGVDQMTLESRNYGFARRYQPFIINTVVGFIGPEYLYDAKQVIRAGLEDHFMGKMHGLSMGVDVCYTNHIKADQNDIENLGVLLAAAGVNFVIATPMGDDCMLNYQSLSYHDIAALRETLNRRPAPQFEAWLEKMGIMEDGRLTPKAGDPTIFAKRR
- a CDS encoding ethanolamine ammonia-lyase reactivating factor EutA, whose translation is MEERFTDEEVLLSAGIDIGTSTTKIVISRLKLTNTAGTSHVPRIEIVDKSILYKSPIYRTPLRSKTIIDMEAVLDILQQEYGRAGIKPEEIKTGAVIITGETATKHNAQEMLHLLSEKAGQFVVATAGPDLEGILAAKGSGAYQYAQSTGKVVANIDIGGGTANIAVYRGKQFQGTCTLHIGGRLIEFESDKITHISAPVQEMIDRNKWTLAVGQTFSKAAIRRVAREMVSTLVSILQGRVEDKDRILLLGHPPDWQVDIEAIMFSGGVSECLYRLEEDGPGATPIPYQDMGATLAKEIKASESLKQWEWIPPQETVRATVLGAGIETTEISGSTIQVDDSRLPLKNIPVFHVDLAYNLQEGEVKIRQAVERAIQIYDSNLEGQNFALYLTQLPVLTYSQVQQLAQWIVKAYQLQPNQHEPMIVIVDGDFAKVVGQTMKMIHNKRDVVCIDQIRVEHGDYVDIGRKLRSDVVPVVVKTLAFQA